One stretch of Labrus bergylta chromosome 24, fLabBer1.1, whole genome shotgun sequence DNA includes these proteins:
- the LOC109999372 gene encoding radixin-like has translation MPKPINVRVTTMDAELEFAIQPNTTGKQLFDQVVKTVGLREVWFFGLQYVDSKGYSTWLKLNKKVTQQDVKKENPLQFKFRAKFFPEDVSEELIQEITQRLFFLQVKEAILNDENYCPPETAVLLASYAVQAKYGDYNKDVHKPGYLTHDRLLPQRVLEQHKLTKEQWEDRIQTWHEEHRGMLREDSMMEYLKIAQDLEMYGVNYFEIKNKKGTQLWLGVDALGLNIYEHEDKLTPKIGFPWSEIRNISFNDKKFVIKPIDKKAPDFVFYAPRLRINKRILALCMGNHELYMRRRKPDTIEVQQMKAQAREEKHHKQMERAQLENEKKKREYAEKEKERIEREKEELMDRLRQIEEQTMRAQKELEEQTRKAMELEQERKRAREEAERLERDRLAAEEAKAELARQAADQQKTQEQLASELAEFTAKIVLLEEAKKKKDDEASQWQHKALSAQEDLEKTKEELKTAMTVVPAPPGGNGENEHDEQDENHAEDSAELSNEGVSQLDLRSEEARVTEAQKNERVKKQLQTLSSELAQARDETKKTQNDVLHAENVKAGRDKYKTLRQIRQGNTKQRIDEFESM, from the exons GTGGTGAAGACGGTGGGGCTGCGGGAGGTCTGGTTCTTTGGTCTGCAGTATGTTGACAGTAAAGGCTACAGCACCTGGCTCAAACTCAACAAGAAG GTGACCCAGCAGgatgtaaagaaagaaaaccctCTACAGTTCAAGTTCAGAGCCAAGTTCTTCCCCGAGGACGTCTCAGAGGAACTCATCCAGGAGATCACCCAGAGACTCTTCTTCCTGCAG GTGAAGGAGGCCATTCTCAATGATGAGAACTACTGTCCTCCAGAGACGGCTGTTCTTCTAGCATCATATGCTGTCCAGGCAAAGTATGGAGACTACAACAAGGATGTCCACAAACCTGGCTATCTCACCCACGACAGACTGCTGCCTCAgag aGTCCTTGAGCAGCACAAACTTACCAAGGAGCAGTGGGAGGACAGGATACAGACCTGGCACGAAGAACACAGAGGAATGCTCAG AGAGGACTCGATGATGGAGTACCTTAAAATCGCTCAGGACTTGGAGATGTACGGCGTGAACTACTTTGAGATCAAAAACAAGAAGGGCACACAGCTGTGGCTGGGCGTCGATGCCCTCGGCCTCAACATCTACGAACATGAAGACAA GTTGACACCAAAGATCGGCTTCCCCTGGAGTGAAATACGAAACATCTCTTTCAACGACAAGAAGTTTGTCATCAAACCGATTGACAAGAAAGCACCG GACTTTGTGTTTTACGCCCCCCGACTGCGCATCAACAAGCGCATCTTGGCGTTGTGTATGGGGAACCACGAGTTgtacatgaggaggaggaagcctGACACCATCGAGGTGCAGCAGATGAAGGCTCAGGCCCGGGAAGAGAAGCACCACAAACAGATGGAGAG GGCTCAGCTGGAGAACGAGAAGAAGAAGCGAGAGTAtgcagagaaggagaaggagaggataGAGCGTGAGAAAGAGGAGCTCATGGACAGGCTGAGACAGATTGAAGAGCAGACGATGAGAGCTCAGAAAG AGCTGGAGGAACAGACTCGCAAAGCCAtggagctggagcaggagagaaAGCGGGCGAGAGAGGAGGCCGAGAGGTTGGAGAGAGACAGGCTAGCGGCCGAGGAGGCGAAGGCAGAACTGGCCAGACAGGCTGCAGACCAGCAGAAGACCCAGGAGCAACtg GCTTCAGAACTGGCTGAATTCACAGCTAAGATCGTTCTGCTGGaagaagccaaaaaaaagaaagatgatgAAGCCTCACAATGGCAACACAAG GCTCTGTCAGCTCAGGAGGACCTGGAGAAGACCAAGGAGGAGCTGAAGACAGCCATGACGGTGGTGCCAGCTCCTCCGGGAGGCAACGGTGAGAACGAGCATGACGAGCAGGATGAGAACCATGCAGAGGACAGCGCAGAGCTCTCCAACGAGGGAGTCAGTCAGCTCGACCTGCGCAGTGAAGAGGCGCGCGTCACTGAGGCCCAGAAGAACGAGAGGGTCAAGAAGCAGCTGCAG ACATTAAGTTCAGAGTTGGCCCAGGCGAGAGACGAAACCAAGAAGACGCAGAACGACGTGCTGCACGCCGAGAACGTGAAAGCGGGCCGAGACAAATACAAAACCCTCCGCCAGATCCGACAGGGCAACACGAAGCAACGCATCGACGAGTTTGAGTCCATGTGA
- the LOC110005062 gene encoding signal transducer and activator of transcription 1-like gives MSLPVVVISNVCQLPSGWASILWYNMLTSEPRNLKFFLSPPQAKWSQLSEVLSWQFSSVTKRGLNQEQLNMLADKLLGAKAKRNPEGQIPWTKFCKSANEKAYSFWLWIEGILDVIKRHLLSLWNDGSIMGFISKEREKALLSDKCPGTFLLRFSESSREGAITFTWIEYDLCNKPLFHSVEPYTKKELSAVSLPDIIRTYKVMAAENIPENPLRFLYPNIPKDKAFGKYYPKPTETQEPMDVENNPDKSGYMKTELISVSEVHPSRLQDNMLPMSPDDYRALSQLVGPRDIDAVVSILISC, from the exons ATGTCCCTGCCTGTTGTTGTCATCTCTAACGTCTGTCAGCTGCCCAGCGGCTGGGCCTCCATCCTCTGGTACAACATGCTGACCTCCGAGCCCAGG aATCTGAAGTTCTTCCTCAGCCCTCCGCAGGCCAAGTGGTCTCAGCTGTCCGAGGTCCTCAGCTGGCAGTTCTCCTCCGTCACCAAGCGAGGCCTGAACCAGGAGCAGCTCAACATGCTGGCTGACAAACTGCTCG gaGCCAAAGCCAAGAGGAACCCAGAGGGACAAATCCCCTGGACCAAGTTCTGCAAG AGTGCGAACGAGAAAGCGTATTCCTTCTGGTTGTGGATCGAAGGAATCCTGGATGTGATTAAAAGACACCTGCTTTCCCTTTGGAATGACGG ctccaTCATGGGCTTCATCAgtaaggagagggagaaggctCTGCTCAGTGATAAGTGTCCCGGGACCTTCCTGCTCAGGTTcagtgagagcagcagagagggagcCATCACCTTTACCTGGATCGAATACGACCTCTGCA acaagCCGCTCTTTCACTCTGTGGAGCCGTACACGAAGAAGGAGCTGTCAGCCGTCTCTCTGCCCGACATCATCCGTACCTACAAAGTGATGGCTGCCGAGAACATCCCCGAGAACCCGCTCCGCTTCCTCTACCCCAACATCCCAAAAGACAAGGCCTTCGGGAAATACTACCCCAAACCCACAGAGA CTCAGGAGCCCATGGATGTGGAGAACAATCCAGATAAGAGCGGCTACATGAAGACAGAGctcatttctgtctctgaagT ACATCCGTCCAGACTGCAGGACAACATGTTGCCCATGTCTCCTGATGACTACAGGGCGTTGTCACAGTTAGTCGGCCCCAGAGACATTGATGCTGTGGTGAGTATTTTGATAAGCTGCTGA